In Kryptolebias marmoratus isolate JLee-2015 linkage group LG4, ASM164957v2, whole genome shotgun sequence, the following proteins share a genomic window:
- the si:dkey-19e4.5 gene encoding UBA_like_SF and PTH2 domain-containing protein — MEPSEEPETHSAFQDVNPLFLQQLRELDIPEEAAKQALVHTRNVSAEEAAMYYFNKLENEEEEGEELRFKMVFVVNMDLGMGVGKVAAQVAHAAVGLYQVLQEKTSLMEMAWKWDHSGSKKVVVQGTNVAHLLELQALAMSLNLPTYLVQDAGLTQVESGSRTVLAVIGEEEMVNNVTGSLKLL; from the exons ATGGAGCCATCAGAGGAACCAGAGACGCATTCAGCTTTTCAGGATGTGAATCCTTTGTTCcttcagcagctcagagagCTGGACATCCCTGAAGAAGCAGCCAAACAG GCACTCGTGCACACTCGGAACGTGTCTGCCGAAGAGGCGGCCATGTACTACTTCAACAAACTGGAGAATGAG gaggaggagggggaggagctcAGGTTCAAAATGGTGTTTGTGGTTAACATGGACCTTGGCATGGGTGTTGGAAAG gTGGCGGCGCAGGTGGCCCATGCTGCGGTGGGTTTGTACCAGGTGCTCCAGGAGAAAACCAGCCTGATGGAGATGGCCTGGAAGTGGGACCACAGTGG ATCCAAGAAGGTGGTGGTTCAAGGCACCAACGTGGCCCATCTGTTAGAGCTGCAGGCCCTGGCCATGAGCCTCAATCTGCCCACTTATCTGGTCCAAGATGCAGGCCTCACTCAG GTTGAGTCTGGTTCTCGTACCGTCTTGGCTGTCATTGGAGAAGAGGAGATGGTGAACAACGTCACCGGAAGTTTGAAGCTGCTCTGA